The proteins below come from a single Oxyura jamaicensis isolate SHBP4307 breed ruddy duck chromosome 1, BPBGC_Ojam_1.0, whole genome shotgun sequence genomic window:
- the CRLF2 gene encoding cytokine receptor-like factor 2 has translation MRLIFQACSMIFTLDNLMASQSQSGGQKDSINTKIINFNNEKMQITWAVELFPGENVSFSYTFEEGKQKVWKPCPTYLLDQGYNSGCLFQTEGHTLAFSIMNSNGSEERFSKILKSDFYIKPSPPENVTFFWKDDTVTITCNKPERGVKCLRLELQYKSKFDDGWQSRTSKCCRVGDQGFDPRKCYSFRVRLKRLVPYCNIVNYSSDWEAETFWMNGTLLDSCDDDIKSQSNTVILLSCLLAVLLMVFILLILLCKWQRLQKSVMPTIPDPKYVFADLFNDHNGNFQEWIDKTDHAMVQTKLEYEEPECIIEEESQQKDKKKSDKQEPREKIFSSSGAAGNYSPKAGQNVCLMPTSNNTVSFSGFQNLVNDDTYVML, from the exons ATGAGACTCATCTTTCAAGCATGTTCTATGATCTTCACACTGGACAACTTAATGGCTTCTCAGTCACAATCAGGTG GTCAGAAAGATTCCATCAACACCAAAATAATCAATTTCAATAACGAGAAGATGCAGATCACGTGGGCAGTAGAATTATTCCCTGGCGAGAATGTGTCATTTTCTTATAC ATTTGAAGAAGGCAAGCAGAAAGTTTGGAAGCCATGTCCCACTTATTTATTGGATCAAGGTTATAATTCTGGATGTCTTTTTCAGACAGAAGGACACACCCTTGCCTTCTCTATCATGAACAGCAATGGAAGTGAAGAGcgtttttctaaaatattaaaatctgatTTCTATA taAAGCCCAGTCCACCAGAAAATGTGACCTTCTTCTGGAAAGATGACACCGTTACCATAACCTGTAATAAACCAGAGAGAGGTGTGAAGTGCTTGAGACTTGAACTTcaatacaaaagcaaatttgACGATGGGTGGCAA TCCAGAACTTCTAAGTGTTGCAGAGTTGGAGATCAAGGCTTTGATCCAAGGAAATGCTATTCTTTTCGTGTCAGACTGAAGAGGCTAGTACCCTACTGCAACATAGTTAATTACAGCAGTGATTgggaagcagaaacattttggaTGAATGGCACATTATTAG ATTCATGTGATGATGATATAAAATCTCAGTCAAACACAGTAATTCTTTTAAGTTGTTTGCTGGCAGTACTTCTAATGGTATTTATCCTCTTGATTCTTCTGTGTAAGTGGCAGAG aCTTCAGAAGTCTGTCATGCCTACCATACCAGATCCAAAATACGTATTTGCTGATCTCTTCAATGATCATAATGGAAACTTCCAG GAGTGGATAGACAAAACTGATCATGCAATGGTACAAACCAAGCTAGAATATGAAGAGCCAGAGTGCATCATTGAGGAGGAAAGCCAGCaaaaggacaagaagaaaagtGACAAACAGGAACCTagggaaaaaatcttcagcTCTTCAGGAGCAGCTGGAAATTACAGTCCCAAAGCAGGTCAGAATGTCTGCCTGATGCCAACATCCAATAatactgtttccttttctggctTCCAGAATTTAGTAAATGATGACACGTATGTGATGTTATAA